Within Cercospora beticola chromosome 6, complete sequence, the genomic segment GAGAGACTTAGGGCTCGGATATGCTTGAGACGCGTGAAGACGGTCACGGATGGTATTCGACAAACTTGTCCGATGGAAAAGTGAGGATCCGTGATCAACTCTTGGCTCGTTATCATTCACTCATATCGCCGTGCCTCTCTCGAAGCTCTCCCGAATATCCGCAGTATACTTATTGTAGAAGCGCGCCAACTTCATGTTGAACTGCTTGttcttctcgttgatgtACGTCACATCCGAGCCATCCTCGTCTGGCCGGCCACGTTCTCGTCGCTTCTTCATgcgcacctcctccgccttcttgATATCTGCGACGAGACGATCAACGGCATCTTTGGAGGGCTTGCCGTTCGTGAATGTGCTGGTGTCGTTGGTAGAGTAGAATGTGCCGTCCTTGTCCACGGCTATGAGCTCGCCATCCTGCGTCTCCACAAGCTCCAACCCACCACTTGCAACTGCTCTGTTGATTGCTTCTCTCTTGTCCTGTTCGTAGGATGCTAACCTCTCCTCGAACCCAGCCTTTGCCATTTGACCCAACTGCCGCTCATATACCTTTCCTGCCTCTTTGTTGTAGTCTACGAATTGGTTCTCATCGCGTTTTCGTGCCTTTTCAGCTAGTCGCTCGTCCCATCGCTCTGACTCTTCAATCGTCCAATCCCACGCTCGCTTCCTTTCAAAGTCTTCGCCACTTTCTTCGATCTCGGCTTTCAGCAGTTTATGCGATGCGACATCTTTCTTCCGGTTTATGGAGGTCAACTGCGATGGGTCCACGGACGCTCTCTGCATTTCCTGCTTCGTCTCCTGCAAATTCGATTTGCGACTGGCCGCATTTCTGGCGCGCAGTGCCGCAAATCGCGCTGCTCTCTCATCGGCTGCTGAAGGCGCTGTGGCTGCCTCTGCCGGCGTCGTTGCTGTGTCGTCCTTTGCAGCCGCTTCTGCTACATCCTCCTTCAACTCTGATTCCAGCTGCTGGTCGGGCACGTTGGCCTCGGCGAATCTGCGCTTCGATGACTCGGCATCTTCCTCGAGGGCTGGCGAGCCTTTTCGTTTCCGTGTGACAGGCATATTGTGTGTGCAGTGCGATGTGAAGTCGATGTTGTGGTCGCAGGCAAGAAAGACTCGCGAATCGATAACGGCTCAATGTCTTGGCACTCGGAGGTGAACTGCGATGCGCCGATGAAGCTCTCAGTTCTGCTTCTCTCACATACGCGAGCAGGACTGGACGGAACAGGCTCGCATCACTGGAGACCGATGCAAGCGCAATGGCACCAGACCGAGGCTGCTGCATGAACTGCCCACGGCCATGGGCACGCGCTTCGACCGATGGCTGAGCAGACCATCGACTCTCTGCTTCCTCCGCCGCGTCTTGGACATCACCAGCAGCGCACCTATTCCTTCACAGCTGCGCCCATGCATAACACACCGGCGATATGCACACCAGAACAAACAGCATCCTGTAGAGGatcccgaagaagaagaagaaggtggcCCAAGTCTCCCGCGTAGGCGGTACTATCGTGCCTCACGAGACGATGACACCGATGCTGTAGCTGCTCAGAAACGAGAAGATGCTACGGAGACTGCATTGCGGAGGGCGTTAGGACCCCGGGTTGGACTTACAAATTCGCGCTCGTCTTCGGGGACAATGTTCACGAGCTTGTCGGGCCATCTCATGCATCCAGTGAGCAGTGCAAGACTCGTCAAACTGCTGGTCGAGTCGCCCAAGCACAGGAGTGATCTCGGCCTGTGGGCAGAGGTGGCCCAGAACGTTCAACGTCATGAGGGTTTGGATGGAGTGATTGTGGTGTGGGATGGCATGAGACAACATGGAGTGGACCTTCCGACTGTCGGCGAGGACGCTGATATCTTGTGGACCACCTTCATGACCTCCGGTATTTGGAAAGGGGAGCGCTCTGACCATAGACGCTTTTTTCTGGAAGTTCTGCAGTACGCTGTTCGCCTCAAAGACCGTTCAGGAAAAGTATACCCGAAGTTATATCAGACTGCTGTCGGCACCTTCTTGTCTGTTAGTCCATTCTGGGCCGCAAAGTGGGCCCGCTACATTGCGGAGCATCTTGGTGAAGAACAAATCGACCTCAATGGTCTCGCACCCTATTGCGCAGCGAGCGACACTTTCAAAGAGTTCAGAGCCATCTACAAAAAGCAAGGGAGAGCACACAAGCTGTATGATTGTTTCATACCAGAGCTGCTCAAGCAACGAGACGTAGAGCAGGTCCTTCAGTGGCACAAGCTTTTCATATCGAATGGAGATGGACCGGGAGCAGAAGTATTTGCTATGCGGCTCGTGCAAGAACTCTTCGAACGCGATGGAAATAGGTCCCTCCCCATGGTTCACCGTCGAAGTAGCGAGAAAGACGACTTTGTTGTTCCCAGGGACGGCGTGTCAATTGACCTTCCGTCCATGACTCGAGCCACGATGTCAACGCTGGTAGGAGAGGTACATGGTATCAAGCAACGAGAAGTGAGCGATGCTTTTGTCGCGAAAATGTTCGCCACGAGGGTATTCCCGCTGGACATGATTGTCAGCGGTCTTGGAGTTATCGGCGTTGACAGAATTGGACCACTGGCCATGCGTGAGATCGCACTTCGAGTCGGCTCTGCATCCGAATTTGACTTGAAGCTCAAAAATTTACAAGACATGGAATTAGCGATTAGCGATGCCATATATTGCCGACTCCTGATCAAGCTTGCCAGAGAGGGACCAGAAAATCTATACGAGGCTTTACTGACCAGCGACGAACATCCCGAAGCTTTCGAGGACTCAGCGACGCAGCAAGCCCTCCTTGCTTCGTTCCTGGAGACCGGAGACTTGGTAAATGCGCAGGTGACTCTGCTAGGACTTTCTCTTAGGGGCGGAGTAGCACAGGCCAGGGCATGGAACTGCCTTTTGCAGCACCATGTCAAACACCGACAATTCCGTCTGGTTGCAGATACCACTCAGCAAATACAGGCACTTGACATCGTCATCCTGGGAAGCACTCTGGCATCTGTGTATCGCTACCTGCTCCCAGAACGCAATCCTGGCCGTGCTCCGCCGCAGGACATGCTCGATGAGTACTTGGGTGTGCCACCTTTACAATTCGTGACCAACGCAAGCATGTACGCAGCAGAACGCGGTATCGAAGTCCGACCGTACCTGTGGATCGAGCTGATGAAGCGATATGGCATGTTGCAAAAGTGGGAAGAGTTGGAACAACTTGTACATTGGCTGCCAAAATTCTACCGAACCAGACCGAAATCATATCGAACGATTACGCTTGAGAACGGTAGGAAGGTGAACGTTAATGTTCCTCTGCGGACCATATTCAGTTCTTCGATGCGTGGTGCATTGATCGTCTGGGGCTTCCGGCGCGCTACCACCAAGAAGCTGTTGACCGCAACAGACTCTTCACAGACTGGACACAGCCATACTTGGGCACGCGGCATTCTTTTGCTCAAGAAACTCAACGAGGAAGGTCTCCACAAGCCTGAGATGCAGACAAGTCCAGCTCTCGTACGAAAGGTACTGCTCAAGCAGATGTGGACACTGTTCGGCCCGGCTTATTCCACCAAAAATATCAACCTGCTAGCGCGGAAGTGCAATCGGCTCGGTCTTGCACACTTCATACAACACGCCGACGAAATATGGGACGGGCAGCTATTCGACCTGGATCCGAGACTTTACGAGCCCCAAAACTTTCCAAAGCTGCTTGTCGCTTTGTTCGGTCGTACAAAACGAGTCGGACAGAAAACGGGAGATCGTGTGGATGTTCTTGCATATGCTCGAGCTATCGCAGAACGCCGATGGGTGCCTCCTATCCTCCATCGAGCGCTAAATCAGAGGCAACGCGCCTGGGAAAGAAGTCCTTTCCGCATTCCATCTTCGCGCGCCAGCTTTCGACCAGCCCTTGCTCACGCAGCTGGCACGCCTAGTCTGCACCTCCGCTCTCGTCGACGGCATCGATTGCTCTCTGCTCGTTCAATGAGTTCACATCCTGTACCCAATCATCAAGATGCTCTGGAAACCGTTGCACCCGGTTGAACTCTCCTGCAATAGGTGCGCCCAGGGTCAGATATGTTGGAACCACTCCGATCCAGGTCTTCTCAGTCACTTCGCTGTTCTCCAAATCGGCTTTATCGTCACTAGGCCCTCCAGCTCTCACTTTCGCAGAAGCAGTTTCGATTCGCACTTTGAGCACTCCGGTTGATTGAAGCTCTGCTTTGGTTGGCGGCTGCCTGCTATTCTCCCACCTCTCGGGTATGGAGTTGTTTGTGATCAATCGCAATGCAAAATCGATCTCTGCGGCGTCCTCCACCATGGCGCCGTATCCGTAAGCAACTGCAGCTCGATAGTTGCAGCTGTTGTGGAAGGGTGAGAGGGCGAGCACATAGCCATCGAGGATTGAACCACAGACACAAAGCGGGATCTCGGAGCCATTGGTCATTCGGAATAGTCTTGCAACTGAGCTGCCATGGAGATAGATTGAGGGCTCTTCGTCAGATTCGTAGGTGGCGACTGCGCCTAGCATGGGAAGAATTGTGGGAAACTGCGGGCCGTCTTTGGGAGGGGCGTTGAATGAGACGTGTAGGATGGGAGTCTCATTGAGGATGCTGTGAACTAGCTCGGCATCATATTGCACTGTAACTGAGGTCAGCGTCTGCTTTGAGCTATATAGAAGGCAAAACTTCGGGCGAACTACTTACTTCGTTTTGGCAATCTGCCTGCTTTGCTGCGCTCATCGGGTGCGTAAGAACCCATTGTGGATGTTTCGAGGTGCAATGCCCGAGGTTGCGAAATCTGTCAAGCTGTTTGATCTTGCTGTGCTGCTGTCCGGTGGTTCTGATACTGCGTTCTATCTCCTAGATATAGCCCCAGCAGACTGTGGACCAGTCAGGGATGAGCAATATGTAGCACGAGCCAGCTAGCTTTTCACGCCCTTCGATGTAGAACAGTCAAGTGAGGCTCCATCTGCGCCCGCCAAAACTCAATGCTACCTCGGCTgcaacttcttctctgggAAGGTCGCATCCTTACACGAAGCTTAGCTTCCCAGACGTCCACTCGTGGTTGCTGTTCAGACTTCGggttctgcttctgctcagTCAACATTTGTTCTGTCATGGCGAAACGATGAGATACTCGCGCGGGTAAGTGGCCGGCTGTGGGTCTGCATAGGGCGGCTCTTGCTCGCCAACGAAAGCTGCGGCAAGTTCAGGGCTCTGCTTTACTACAGTATCAGTAATCCTACTAATCTCAGTAGACCGAGCTCGCCTACTCGGACTACGTGTGAATTCTCGCTTGACTGATAGCCTCTAGATTCGATGAGGTGTATCTTCAAGAGGAGTCATATGGACCACACGAGACAGGGACACTGGCGTCAATGAGCATCTTGAAGTCGAGGCTGGGAATGCATCCGGAGCTGCTCAGCCTTCCAAGTTCAATATCATCGAGCTGAGGCAAAGAATGGTTCGGTGGCCGGGACAACAGCAAACCTGGAATCCTTATGAGTGTTCCCTCCGGAGCACGTCAGGTAAGGAGCACAAGTTTCAATTCCAATCGGGATGGCACTCACTATGTGTTACCAAAGCATGCGCACCGACCTAGCTCAGCAAACGGAGGTGAAGAGCTTGACGTCCCTAGACCTGCACCGAGACAGAAGCCTTGCCGTTTTTCTAACAAGGTACACAGCATCAATCGCAAGGCCGGCAGCACAATGGTGTTGATAACATCGAGGAGTGTTGCGCTACAGTTTCGCGCCTGTATTCAAGATCTCAACAATCATATTTCAGATACATGCGGCCGTGGCCAAGATCTTTACCTTAGAGGCCAGATCCTCAATGCCCTGCGGTAATTTCTGGCCCGCCAATTACAAAGCTGCCCAGGAATACGCCCCCGAGAACTGACAAGAAATATCCTAcattcatcgtcatcactgCGAGCATACTGCTCAAAAGTCAGTCTGGAAGGCCTCTTGCACAGAAGTGGGGACTTCGAAAGCGCGAACTTACAGCAAATAGCTCACGCCGGCGAGAACAGTGTCGAGGAAGGcgcgagctgctgcttcatTGACTCTCCAAGGCCGTCGAGCAGGTCGAGCATCTGGCTTCGCATCTGTCTTCTTTCGCAAGATTGCCGGATCTTGTTTTCGCATCGCACCGGTCCAAAGGGCATCGAAACGATATCGTACGGCGACCAGACACCGGAACACCACCGCCAGGCCGATCAAGAAAATGCAGGTCCCTGCATACTGGCCTTTGCTCGCCGGTGTCCAGCTGTTCGAATAGAGCGCCGTGGATGTTGATGTGAAGAAGGTCATCATCATGTGGGACATGTCCATTGTCATACTTGAATGCATACTTGACATGTCGGAATGGGAGGCCGGAGAGGTGGACGTGGCCATGCTGTCCATTGAGGTTGCCGTTGGCATTTCCATGCCGCTCATGGACATTTCCATACTTGACATGTCCATGATGGAGTCAATTGTCTTGCAAGCAGTGTGTGCTTTGTTTTTGTCCGTGAAAAATCGATGAAGCCCACCAAAGGTGTCCGGGGAGCTGGTCGAACGACGGTAGTGCCGAGTTAAGATCTTTGCTTCTCGTCAATAAGCTCTTGCGAACGACAGGCATGAGTTCTAGCACAGGGTGGCCATGTGGCTGTCCGATGAAGGTGCAAGTGTCCAATGAGGGCGCGGATCGAGCATAAAACGTGAGCAAACTTGCTCAATTTTGCATCCTTCGGGAACTGGAGCTAACCTCATGCAGTAACATCGAGCATCGCCATGTGCCCACACTTCTGCTACGCCCTGTCCAGGCTGTCTTCCAGATTAACTTCTGCTAATCCAGGCTTTGTGATTGCTTGAGCTGATCGTTGCCCACGCGATGTGGCGCCAACCCTAAGGCCAGACCTTGTGCCGCTCTTCCAGCCTTGAGCAAGTTCGCAAACTCACTGCCTCTTCGGCGCCAGTCTCTTGTCCTCAAAGACAGGTCCACTGGTCCCATCATCTGGCAGGCTGGGCTTTACGCCAACGAACATCTGCCAACGACATCAGTCAACATGGACGAAATGATGCATATGGGCACGCCGTGGCTGGATAAGCCATTGAGCGAGACCTATCGCGCATATGAATGCTCGCTCAACGATACCCAGGCATGCGAGTATCAGCAGGGGTACTGGAGATTTTGGTATCGCTCACAAGTCTTTTTTGAATAAATAGAACGCAGCTGACTACTTCTAGGTACGAGGCGGATCACAGATACGCGCTGCCCACAGTGGCATTTTTCCTCGTcaccatcatcctcttctctgTGGTCCATCTGATCGATCAATTCGCGTCGCAAGGCATCAAACAATCGAAGCTGGGTCGAAACATCGCCGCCCTTAACCGTTGGTTAAGCTACAAGTCGTATCGAATCAATGCTCTGAATTGGAATTCCGCTCCATTGGGCCTTCTCATTCTTGGTGCTATCGGCTTCATCTACTTTATGTGTATGACTCTCGCACCGAAGCCGTACTACTGGCCAGACACTGCAGAATTTGGAAGCTCGCCTCCGATAGCAACCAGAGCAGGATGGCTCTCCCTTGCGTGCATGCCGTTTGTCTTCGCGACGGCAGGGAAGAGCAACTTCATCACATTGGTGACGGGTGTGAGTCACGAGAAGCTGCAGGTCTTCCATCGATGGATCTCCTATGCTTTTTTCGTGACCGCGCTCGTGCACACGTTTCCGTTCATCATATACAATATCAAGACTGGGACGATGGTGGAGAGCTGGAACACACTCGTATTCTACTGGACAGGCGTTGTCGCTCTTATCGCCCAAGGCTGGCTGACTTTTGCTTCGTTGAGTCCGTTGAGGTGAGCGAATCATTACGGACTGTGTCTACATGATGCCGTTGCTAACACCCGATACTAGGAGCCTGAGCTATGAATGGTTCAAGTTCTCACACTTTGTGGCGGCCCTTGTGTTCATGctgttcctcttcttccattGCGATCACACACTTTCTTCGTGGGATTACTTCATTGCAACGGGTGTGCTCTTCTCGCTAAGCTGGCTGCACAGACAGACTCGTCTCTATTTCGAGCACGGGTTGGGACATCGGGCAAATATCAGTCTGTCATCAAACGGTTTCATCTGTGTTCGCATTCCGACTACCGCGACATGGAGGATCGGTCAGCACTTCTTTGTCCGTTTCATGGGACTTGGAGTGCATGCATCAACGAATCATCCCTTCACAGCTTGCTCCTTGCCTGTGGTCGGAAGTTCTGATCGGAAACTGACGTCGGAACTGGTGCTCTACATCCGGCCTCGTGGCGGCACTACCGCACGCTTGGCTCATTTCGCTGAGACACATCCTAACAGCTCTATGCGCGTCCTTCTGGACGGACCTTATGGCGGAATGGACATGCAGAAAGTGGTGGCGTGTCCTGAGCAACTTATCATCGCTGGTGGATCTGGGGCTGGTTGGATACTGCCTTTGCTGAGTGCCTTCCTGCTTCGACAGCCACTTCCTGGTTCAGAAGAAGTGGCTGCTACGGCGCCACTTTGTGCTAGGATTGTGCTTGCAACGAGGGATACTGCAACAAGAGAATGGTTCGAGTCTGCCGTTCGCGACGTTCTGGCGGAGCACGGTCTTGAGAAGGCGCCAGATGGTCTGACAATCGAAGTGTACTACACTGGAGCTCAAGAAAGGTCAGCAAGCGTTCCGTCCAACGGCCAATTCCTGCGGCAGTTGGAATCTCCAGAAAAGATTGCCACGCAGAATATTGTAACCTCTGCTTCGGAGTCCGACACTTCGTCGAATTCTGGAAAGCTATCGAACGTGCAAAGCTTGGACAGTCGCCCTGATTTGCCGGCTCTGATCAGATCAGAAAATGCACAAAGAACATCGAGCGGCCAACTTGGCGTGTTCGTTTGTGGACCACTGAGCATGCAGAATGATGTTTCAAACGCTGTTGCTGGGGAACAGCTTGCGGTACTCAGAGGTGGATCAAAAGAAATCTATCTGCACATGGAGCACTTCTCTTGGGCCTAGTTGTAGCTATGTTCTCTGATGAACTCAGTGTAACGAATTTACGAAACTTTCAGACAGAATCGGGCCAGCAGACGCACTTCTGTGACTCATACTTCAATATGTGCACTGCCTCCTTCATTCGATCGAGAGCTCGACTGGGAAACGAGGAATCCTAGCACCATGCCACCTCGAATCCTCCGTACCTTTCGTCATATCACAGATGACACATTAGATCCCGACGAGGTCCAGCGAACATACCTAATCGTCTTTTCCTCATGCATGGCCTGGCGCGATttgagaagaaggctttcTCGTATTGAAATTGTGTTGACAGTGCGATGTAAAGTGGGCGGACAATGAAATCTACTCACGATGGAAGGACACACGACACTCCAGCAAGCCTGCAGGAGTTGATACGTTTAGTACGCCGCAGTGCTGCATAAATGCCGCAGGATTGAGTCTATGGCCCTCGTAGGCGCAAGGAGCTGGGGTTAGCCTCAGATCTGCAAAACAGAGTGTTTCTTGATTGGGCCTCTACACACATTTGACGCTTCTGACGCCATGCCTCCAAACTTTCCAAAGTATGCGTCAGACTAGACTGCAAGTTATCGAACCTACAAAGATGATAGTCGAAGTCTCTCATATAATAGCATAACATCGAGCATTCTTTCGCCTTGTGGATAGATAGCCATTTCGCAGAACAACGAGCAGATGACCACAGCTATGCAGCTTCCCAAACCCCCATCTCCCGCAGAAACCGCGAAAAATCCCGAGCAAACATTTGCCTGGATCGAAGCCCGCATTGCGGAGATCTATGCTACCGGACGCTatgaacaacagcaacaacttcAAGAAAAGTCTCTTGTATTAGACCAGGCGGCATACCTTCAAATTTACACCACAGTACATGCCTATTGTAAACCCCACCGCGGAGAGCAACGAGAGCCTGCACTCTATCGCAGTTTACAAGAGGCTATCCGAGCTCACTGTCGAGAAGCTTCTGCATACATCGCAGGGAGGGCTGCTGGCGATCTGGACGACGATGGTGCAGATGCAACTCTCTCGACATATCTTAAGCAATGGAAACAGTTCCTCGAAATTAGCGTCCGTATGAGGAATCTTTTCTCACCACTTGAGAAGAAATGGGTGTGGAGCGCAATCGATTCCGAGCCTCCATTAGAGGGCGTGTATCTTTTCCCGGAGCTCCATCGAAGGTATTGGAGGGCGGAGGTTCTTGGTGTCAATGAGACTTCAAAAGGTTCTTCGAGGGTCTTGAAGGCTGTGAAACGGCAGCAACAGAATGAGGGCCAGAGTCACAAGTTGGCTGACGAGGTGACCGCTGCCTTCGATGACTTGAAGCTCGCATTGGTAGATGGTAATTTTGTGGCAGCAGATCAGTAATGCAGGCTTGTAGCCACCCGTACAGATTGCACAATACCTCTGCAACGCTCACCAGTAGTCCTTGTGCTTCGAAGTATACCTCGGCGGCCTCAGACAGTATAGGCTCTCGTGAATGACGTCCGATTGGGCTGTCGCGGCTGAGGGCGCATGCACTGTACCACCGTGGTACAATAGATACTGTTCTCCGATACACCACGGCCCACTAAGAGTGGCTTGAGAGAAACTTGATTGCAACGCAGCTCTTGAATAAAAGTGGAATGTGAGTGAGGTTGAGACTCGTAAGCTCGGAATAATATGTAGGTGGGGTCATCAGCGCGTTGACGACGCGACGTGATTCACAGGTAGGCACATGTCGATAGGAGATTGTCGTCAGAGTGGAGGGAATTGGCAACGACGGATTTGGCTGGAGGAGCCATTCGCTCACCGAGCGCTGCGCTATGACCACAGACCGATCGGAACGGAACAACTATCTATCCGGACTGCAGCTGGCGGCAACGTCGAACGATTCTTGCCAACACCTTTCTGTCCAACAACATGTTGTCGTTGCAATGTGAACCTGCAATGTCCAAAACGGCAGACGACATCTGGTGCTGATTATCTACACGTTTCCGAGTGACATCTGTTCGACTCCGAACTTTGACTTCATAGTTGTCAGCCTTGCTCCAACCCCACTCCTCAAGAACCAAGATGTAAACAAGCCGCTCTCTGAAGACGCTCAAAATGCCCCTCGAACTCCCCGTCCTCACAGTAGCCAATGCCACCCTCTGGCGCAAATGGCTTCTCAAACAACACCCCACCTCTCCAGGAGTCTGGCTTACCCTGGCCAAGAAAGGCACCACAACCCCCACAACTCTAACCTACCAACAAGCcctcgaagaagctctctGCTTCGGCTTCATCGACGGCCAAGCCCGCAAAAAAGAGGAAGCAACCTTCTCCCAACGCTTCACACCTCGCACCCCCAAAAGTACCTGGTCCCAACGTAACGTAAACCTCATCTCTCGtctcgaagaagaaaatcGCATGCACGCTTCCGGCCGCGAAGCAGTCGAAGCAGCAAAACGTGATGGTCGCTGGGAAGCAGCGTACGCAGGCTCGAAATCCGCGGAAGCACCAGAGGATTTCTTGAATGAAGTGGCGAAAATTCCTAAAGCGCAGAAGACGTGGGAGAGTTTGAACCGCCAGAATCGGTATGTGATTTATATGCGATTGGCGGCGTTGAAGACGGAGAAGGggagggagaagagaattGCGGCTTTTGTGGAAATGTTGGGAAAGGGGGAGACGCCTGTGCCGCAGAAGAGGGGTTTGGAGGATGTTCAGGTTGAGGATGATATgggtggcgaggaggaagctggGAAAcctaagaagaaggcgaggactGGGAAGGCAAAGAAGAGTGTGGAAAATGATGGTAatgatgatgttgctgttgcaCAGCCTGTAGAAATGACGAGGTCGACGAGGTCTGGCAGGAAAGCGCCTGGAAAGTACGAATAATATGTTCAGGCTCTAGACTGAGTTGCTCAGATGGGGTCTACGGTACCCATCTTGCGAAACAGCATGAAAACAAATTGAATGCAGACTAAAGTCTCCTTTGGACTATGACTGTCACCTGTCTGGCAATAGGGCAGGATCAATCGACGCG encodes:
- the SYF2 gene encoding pre-mRNA-splicing factor syf2, with translation MPVTRKRKGSPALEEDAESSKRRFAEANVPDQQLESELKEDVAEAAAKDDTATTPAEAATAPSAADERAARFAALRARNAASRKSNLQETKQEMQRASVDPSQLTSINRKKDVASHKLLKAEIEESGEDFERKRAWDWTIEESERWDERLAEKARKRDENQFVDYNKEAGKVYERQLGQMAKAGFEERLASYEQDKREAINRAVASGGLELVETQDGELIAVDKDGTFYSTNDTSTFTNGKPSKDAVDRLVADIKKAEEVRMKKRRERGRPDEDGSDVTYINEKNKQFNMKLARFYNKYTADIRESFERGTAI